The Streptomyces sp. V4I8 genome includes the window AGTACGACGACTTCATCTTCGCCTGCTCCCAGGCCCAGCAGTACGAGTGGGTGCGCGACAACTACCCGCACGTCTGGGCCCGCATCCAGGAGTCCGTGAAGAAGGGCCAGTGGGCGCCGGTCGGCGGCATGTGGGTGGAGGCCGACGGCAACCTGCCCGGCGGCGAGGCCATCGCCCGCCAGCTCATCCACGGCAAGCGGTTCTTCATCGAGCACTTCGGCGTCGAGACCAAGGGCGTCTGGCTGCCGGACTCCTTCGGCTACACCGCCGCCTACCCGCAGCTCGCCAAGCTCGCCGGCAACGACTGGTTCCTCACCCAGAAGATCTCCTGGAACCAGACCAACAAGTTCCCCCACCACACCTTCTGGTGGGAGGGCATCGACGGCACCCGCATCTTCACCCACTTCCCGCCGGTCGACACCTACAACGCCCGCTTCAGCGGCGAGGAGATGGACCGCGCGGTCCGCAACTACTCCGAGAAGGGCGCCGGTACGCGCTCGCTGGCCCCCTTCGGCTGGGGCGACGGCGGTGGCGGCCCCACCCGCGAGATCATGGAGCGGGCGCGCCGCCTCGCCGACCTGGAGGGCTCGCCCAAGGTCGTCGTGGAGCACCCCGACGAGTTCTTCGCCAAGGCCCGCGAGGAGTACCCGGACGCCCCCGTGTGGGTCGGCGAGCTCTACCTGGAGCTGCACCGCGCCACCTACACCTCCCAGGCCCGCACCAAGCAGGGCAACCGCCGCTCCGAACACCGGCTCCGCGAGGCCGAGTTGTGGGCGACGACGGCCGCGCTGCACGCGCCGGGCTACTCCTACCCGTACGAGAAGCTGGACCGGCTGTGGAAGACGGTGCTGCTGCACCAGTTCCACGACATCCTGCCGGGCTCGTCGATCGCGTGGGTGCACCGCGAGGCGGAGGCCGAATACGCCCGCGTGGCCGAGGAGTTGGAGGCGCTGACGGCCGAGGCGGTCGCGGCGCTGGGCGCGGGCGAGGCCAGGGTCTTCAACACGAGCCCGTTCGAGCGCGCCGAGGTGGTCCGCACCGCCGAGGGCACACCGGCGTATGTGCGGGTGCCCGCGAACGGCAGCGCGCCCCTGACGGGAGCCGAGCCCGCGCAGCCGGTCTCCGTCTCCGGCCGGGTCCTCGACAACGGACTGATCCGGGTCGAGGTCGCCGAGGACGGCACCCTGTCGTCCGTCCGCGACCACCGGACGAACCGGGAAGTCCTCGCCGACCAGGGCAACCTGCTCCGCCTCCACACGGACCTGCCCAACTACTGGGACGCCTGGGACATCGACAAGCACTACAAGAACCGTTACAAGGACCTGCTGGAGACGGACGCGGTCACCGTCGTCGAGGAAGACCCCCTCGTGGGCGCGATCCGCGTCACGCGGTCCTTCGGCAAGGGCTCGAAGATCACCCAGATGATCACGGTGCGCGCCGGCAGCCCCCGTATCGACTTCGAGACCGAGATCGACTGGCACGAGGCCGAGAAGATCCTCAAGGCGGGCTTCCCGGTGGACATCCGGGCCCCGCACTCCTCCGCCGAGATCCAGTTCGGCCACGTCCAGCGCCCCACCCACACCAACACCAGCTGGGAGGCGGCCCGCTTCGAGGTCTCCGGTCACCGCTGGGTGCACATCGCCGAGCCCGGCTACGGCGTCGCGGTCATCAACGACTCGACGTACGGCCACGACGTCTCCCGCACGGTCCGCGAGGACGGCGGTACGACGACCCGGGTCAGCCTCAGCCTGGTCCGCGCCCCGCGCATCCCGGACCCCGAGGCCGACCAGGGCAAGCACCGCTTCACCTACTCCCTCCTGCCCGGTGCGAGCATCGAGGACGCCGTCGCCGAGGGCTACTCGCTCAACCTCCCCCTGCGCGTGGCGGACGCGGCGGGCGCGCCCGAACCGGTCGTCTCCGTGGCCGGGGACGGGGTGACCGTCGAGGCGGTCAAGCTGGCCGACGACGAGTCCGGTGACGTCGTCGTCCGCCTCTACGAGTGCGGTGGCGGCCGGTCGACCGGCGTCCTGCGCACCGGCTTCCCGCTCGCCGGGGCCCAGGTGACCGACCTGCTGGAGCGCCCCCTGGAGGACGCGGACGTCAACGCGGACGGCGGGGTCGCCGTCGCCCTGCGCCCCTTCCAGGTCCTCACGCTCCGACTGCGGCGCGCGGAAGGGAGCTGAGCGGGGGTGCCCATGCAACCCTGGTTCCCCGACGCCAAGTTGGGGATCTTCATCCACTGGGGCATCTACGCCGTGGACGGTGTGCAGGAGTCCTGGTCGTTCTACGACGACATCGTCCCGTACGACCAGTACATGACCCAGTTCGACCGCTTCACGGCATCCCGCTACGACCCGCGCGACTGGGCGAAGCTCTTCGCGCGGGCCGGTGCCCGGTACGCCGTCCTGACCAGCCGCCACCACGACGGCGTCGCCCTCTGGGACACCGCCCACGGCGACCTGAACGTGGGCCGCGACCTGATCGGCGGCTACGCGGACGCCCTGCGTGAGCAGGGCCTCAAGGTCGGCCTCTACTACTCGCACTCGGACTGGAGCCACCCCGACTACGCCTCCACGCGCAAGCCCGGCCGCCCGCCGGAGCTGGAGGACAACCGGTACTCGGAGGTCGCGGCCGAGGACGAGGACCTGGACGCCTGGGAACGCTTCCTCGCCTACCGGGACGGCCAGATCCGCGAGTTGACGTCCCGTTACAAGCCGGACCTGCTGTGGTTCGACGGCGAGTGGGACCGCAGCGAGGAGCAGTGGCGCATCCCCGAGCTGGCCGCGCTGATCCGCTCCGAGGTGCCGGACGTCGTCTTCAACGCCCGCATGCTCAGCGAGGGCGACTACGCGACACCGGAACAGGGCGCCCCGGTCGTCCCGCCCGAGGGCCCCTGGGAGCTGTGCCTGACGCTCAACGACTCCTGGGGCCACCAGCACCACGACCACAACCACAAGTCGGTCGACCAGCTGATCCGCTACTTCACGGAGACGATCGGCGGCGGTGGCAACCTGCTGCTCAGCGTCGGACCATGCGAGGACGGCACGATCCCGCAGGAGCACGTCGAACGCCTGGAGGGGCTCGGCGACTGGATCGCCAAGCACGCGGAGGCGGTGTACGGCACCGGGCGGGGCCTCCCGGCCGGGCACCACTACGGCCCGAGCACCCTCTCCGAGGACCGTCGCACCCTGTACCTGGTCCTCTTCGACGCCCCGCGCGCCGAGATCAACGTGCGC containing:
- a CDS encoding alpha-mannosidase is translated as MHDERRRIEERVERVHNQRIKPAIYSATVPFEVEAWQAPGEPVSFEEAAAARYAPFAMDTPWGPPWGTTWFRMRGRVPAEWAGRRVEAVIDLGFVGDWPGNQAEALVHLPDGRPLKAVNPLNQYVPIGNPVAGGEEIDYLVEAASNPDILADNFSRTTPLGDILTAGDKPLYTFQRADIAVLDEEVWHLDLDIQVLRELMVHLGEHEPRRHEIMHALDRAMDALDLDDVSGSAAAVRELLAPVLARPAHASAHTISGVGHAHIDSAWLWPIRETKRKTSRTFSNVTSLADEYDDFIFACSQAQQYEWVRDNYPHVWARIQESVKKGQWAPVGGMWVEADGNLPGGEAIARQLIHGKRFFIEHFGVETKGVWLPDSFGYTAAYPQLAKLAGNDWFLTQKISWNQTNKFPHHTFWWEGIDGTRIFTHFPPVDTYNARFSGEEMDRAVRNYSEKGAGTRSLAPFGWGDGGGGPTREIMERARRLADLEGSPKVVVEHPDEFFAKAREEYPDAPVWVGELYLELHRATYTSQARTKQGNRRSEHRLREAELWATTAALHAPGYSYPYEKLDRLWKTVLLHQFHDILPGSSIAWVHREAEAEYARVAEELEALTAEAVAALGAGEARVFNTSPFERAEVVRTAEGTPAYVRVPANGSAPLTGAEPAQPVSVSGRVLDNGLIRVEVAEDGTLSSVRDHRTNREVLADQGNLLRLHTDLPNYWDAWDIDKHYKNRYKDLLETDAVTVVEEDPLVGAIRVTRSFGKGSKITQMITVRAGSPRIDFETEIDWHEAEKILKAGFPVDIRAPHSSAEIQFGHVQRPTHTNTSWEAARFEVSGHRWVHIAEPGYGVAVINDSTYGHDVSRTVREDGGTTTRVSLSLVRAPRIPDPEADQGKHRFTYSLLPGASIEDAVAEGYSLNLPLRVADAAGAPEPVVSVAGDGVTVEAVKLADDESGDVVVRLYECGGGRSTGVLRTGFPLAGAQVTDLLERPLEDADVNADGGVAVALRPFQVLTLRLRRAEGS
- a CDS encoding alpha-L-fucosidase, producing the protein MPMQPWFPDAKLGIFIHWGIYAVDGVQESWSFYDDIVPYDQYMTQFDRFTASRYDPRDWAKLFARAGARYAVLTSRHHDGVALWDTAHGDLNVGRDLIGGYADALREQGLKVGLYYSHSDWSHPDYASTRKPGRPPELEDNRYSEVAAEDEDLDAWERFLAYRDGQIRELTSRYKPDLLWFDGEWDRSEEQWRIPELAALIRSEVPDVVFNARMLSEGDYATPEQGAPVVPPEGPWELCLTLNDSWGHQHHDHNHKSVDQLIRYFTETIGGGGNLLLSVGPCEDGTIPQEHVERLEGLGDWIAKHAEAVYGTGRGLPAGHHYGPSTLSEDRRTLYLVLFDAPRAEINVRGLLGSVRRVTVLGSGTELAHRITGGLHETPGVLWIEPPTGADLDPHATVLAVELEGELELYRGAGRF